In the genome of Oscarella lobularis chromosome 1, ooOscLobu1.1, whole genome shotgun sequence, one region contains:
- the LOC136190375 gene encoding transmembrane protein 272-like → MEEKAGISQEAAPPSYSESQTRDVPPPSYDSLFGRIRQQKETSSGSIDFFRRICVLLTGTIFCSIGVGILMALPITAIVIGAIYLHDCPCQRYIPIYLIVLGSFGIVRTGSSLLQKCFKKEEDDEENYEQKKKPNSFDSLIGLFLFAWFICGNVWIYSNVGNKCYRESGDITPRPDNYCDNTLYLFAFWLTTSTYILLGTICFCGIFFCCCAGCKS, encoded by the exons ATGGAAGAG AAAGCCGGCATTTCCCAAGAGGCAGCTCCTCCGAGTTATTCTGAGA GCCAAACCCGGGATGTCCCGCCTCCATCTTACGACAGCTTGTTCGGGAGAATCCGACAGCAAAAAGAGACGTCGAGCGGctcgatcgatttctttagAAGAATTTGCGTTTTGCTGACAGGCACAA TTTTTTGCTCGATTGGAGTCGGCATTCTAATGGCTCTTCCCATAACGGCAATTGTCATTG gGGCCATTTATCTTCACGACTGCCCCTGTCAACGCTACATTCCCATCTATCTCATCGTCCTCGGATCGTTTGGAATTGTGAGAACGGGAAGCAGTCTCCTGCAGAAGTGCttcaagaaagaagaggacgacgaggagaactacgaacaaaaaaagaagccg AATTCGTTTGACTCCCTGATTGGCCTCTTTTTGTTTGCTTGGTTCATTTGTGGAAACGTTTGGATCTATTCCAACGTTGGCAACAAGTGCTATAGGGAGTCTGGTGACATCACGCCACGACCAGATAACTATTGTGATAATACCTTGTATCTGTTTGCCTTTTGgctgacgacgtcgacctACATCTTGTTGGGAACCATTTGCTTTTGCGGGatcttcttttgctgttgcGCGGGTTGTAAGTCTTAG